Proteins from a single region of Bacillota bacterium:
- a CDS encoding 6-phosphofructokinase, which translates to MNSREVKNIGILTSGGDAPGMNAAVRAVAREAIDKGMHVFGIRRGYSGLIDGDIYEMNKKSVSEILHRGGTVLYSARCPEFKTEEGLQQAVKTCKEFGLDGVVVIGGDGSFRGASDLSKRGVLCIGLPGTIDNDIACSDYTIGFDTA; encoded by the coding sequence ATGAACAGCAGAGAAGTTAAGAACATAGGCATTCTGACAAGCGGCGGAGACGCACCGGGAATGAACGCTGCAGTCAGAGCCGTTGCAAGAGAAGCAATAGACAAGGGGATGCATGTATTCGGCATCCGCAGAGGTTACAGTGGTTTAATAGACGGGGATATTTATGAAATGAATAAAAAGTCCGTTTCGGAGATACTTCACCGCGGCGGAACGGTTTTATATAGTGCTAGATGCCCTGAGTTTAAGACAGAGGAAGGTCTTCAGCAGGCGGTTAAAACCTGTAAAGAATTCGGCCTTGACGGCGTTGTAGTTATCGGCGGCGACGGTTCATTCCGTGGCGCAAGCGACCTGTCAAAGCGCGGCGTTTTATGTATCGGTCTTCCCGGAACGATAGACAACGATATCGCATGCTCGGATTATACGATCGGGTTCGACACAGCT